In the genome of Pseudomonas lalucatii, the window CCGACGGCCAGCGCTGGGTGATGGTCTTGCGCTTGGTGTAGAAGCGCACGGCATCCGGACCGTAGGCATGCAGGTCGCCGAACAGCGAGCGCTTCCAGCCGCCGAAGCTGTGGTAGGCCACCGGCACCGGCAGCGGCACGTTGATGCCGACCATGCCGACCTTGATGTTGTCGGAGAAGTAGCGCGCCGCCTCGCCGTCGCGGGTGAAGATGCAGGTGCCGTTGCCGTATTCGTGGGCGTCGATCAGGTCCATCGCCTCCTGCATGCTGTTGACGCGCACCACCTGCAGCACCGGGCCGAAGATTTCTTCCTGGTAGCTGAGCATCTCCGGGTTGACCTTGTCGATCAGCGTGCCGCCGACGAAGAAGCCGTTCTCGTGCCCGACCACCTGCGGGTTGCGGCCGTCGACCACGATCCTGGCGCCCTGCTCCTCGGCGCTGTCGATGTAGCCGACCACCTTCTGCTGGTGGGCCCTGGTGATCACCGGACCGAAATCGTTGCTCTTGTCCGAGTAGGCGCCGACCTTCAGCGACTGCATGGCGGCCTGCATCTTCTCGATCAGTGCATCGGCGGCCGCGTCACCCACGGCGACGGCCACGGACAGCGCCATGCAGCGCTCGCCGGAGGAGCCGAAGGCGGCGCCCAGCAGCTGGTTGACCGCGTTGTCCATGTCGGCATCGGGCATGACGATGGCGTGGTTCTTCGCCCCGCCCAAGGCCTGGCAGCGCTTGCCGTTGGCGTTGGCGGTCTTGTAGATGTACTCGGCGATCGGCGTCGAGCCGACGAAGCTGACGGCCTGGATGCGCTCGTCGCTGAGCAGCACGTCGACCGCTTCCTTGTCGCCGTTGACCACGTTCATCACGCCGTCCGGCAGACCGGCTTCCTGCAGCAGCTGGGCGATGAACAGGGTGGAGCTGGGATCGCGCTCGGACGGCTTGAGGATGAAGCAGTTGCCGCAGACGATGGCCATGGGGAACATCCACAGCGGCACCATCGCCGGGAAGTTGAACGGGGTGATGCCGGCGACCACGCCCAGGGGCTGGAACTCGCTCCAGGAGTCGATGTTCGGGCCGACGTTCTTGCTGTGCTCGCCCTTGAGCAGCTCGGGGGCGCCGCAGGCGTATTCGACGTTCTCGATGCCGCGCTGCAGCTCGCCGAGGGCGTCGTGGGAAATCTTGCCGTGCTCCTCGCCGATCATCTGGGCGATGCGCTCGGCATTCTGCTCGAGCAGCTCCTTGAAGCGGAACATCACCCGCGCGCGCTTGATCGGCGGGGTGTTGCGCCACTCGGGGAAGGCGGCTTCGGCGGCGGCGATGGCCTGCTCGACCGTGGCCTTGGACGCCAGGGCCACCTGCTTGCTGACCTCGCCGGTGGAGGGGTTGTACACGTCCTGCAGGCGCGCGGCGGCGTCGATGATCTTGCCGTTGATCAGGTGTCCTACTGTGTTCATCGCAGCTGTTCCTCGATAGGTGTCTCAGGCGGCGCGGGCGCCACCGCTAATGACGGATGAAAAGGGGCTTACCAGAGCTGCTTGTACAGCTCGATGATCTCTTCGGCGCTCGGCACCCGCGGGTTGTTGTTCGGCGAGCCGGAGGCCAGGGCCTGCTCGGCCATGACCTGCAGCTGGTCGAAGAACTGCTGGCGGTCGATGCCGAACTGCGCGGGCGTCGGCACCTGCAGCTCGTCGTTGAGGGCGCGCAGCTCGGCGAGCAGCTTGGCGTTGGCCTGCTCGGTGCTGTCCTGGGCGCCGGCCACGCCCATGGCGCGGGCGCAGTCGGCATAACGCTCGGCCGCGGCCGGGATGGAGAACTCGGTGACCGCCGGCAGCAGCATGGCGTTGGACAGGCCATGGGGCACATGAAAATGCGCGCCGATCGGCCGGCTCATGCCGTGCACCAGGGCCACCGAGGCATTGGAGAAGGCCACCCCGGCCAGGGTCGAGCCGAGCATCATCGCCTCGCGGGCGGCCTTGTCGGCGCCGTCGTGATAGGCGCGGCGCAGGTTCGGCGCGATCAGGCGCATGGCCTCCAGGGCCTGGCTGTCGCTGTACAGGCTGGCCTTCTTGCTGACGTAGGCCTCCATGGCGTGGGTCAGGGCGTCGATGCCGGTGTCGGCGGTGATGCGCGCCGGCAGGCTGAGGGTCAGGCTGAAGTCGATCAGCGCCGCCACCGGCATGAAGCCGATGCCCACGCAGAGCATTTTCTCGTCGGTCTTCTCGTCGGAAATGATGGTCACCCGGGTGACCTCCGAACCGGTGCCGGCGGTGGTGGGCACGGCGATGATCGGCAGGCCGGCCTCGGTGACGATGCGCGGGAACTTGTAGTCGCGCATCTCGCCGCCATGCTTGGCGAGGATGGCGATGGCCTTGGCGCTGTCGATCGGGCTGCCGCCGCCCAGGGCGATGATGCAGTCGTAGTCGCCGCCGCGCGCCTTCTCCACACCGGCCTGGATCGAGGCCACTGTCGGCTCGGGCACCGTCTCGTCGAACACCTCGGCCTGGATGTCGTGAGCCGCCAGGCGCGCCTGGATGGCGGCGGCGTAGCCGAGCTTGACCATCATCTTGTCGGTGATGATCAGCGGCCGCCTGCAGCCCAGGTTGGCCATCACGAGCGGGATGTCCTGACTGGCGTTCTCGCCGATCTGCATGATGCGAGGAAGTATCACTTGGGTAGACATGGCGACTCCGCTATTTCCGAGTGGCAGGCGCGGCAATGCGGAGAGGGCATGGCCGCGCGCTGCTATGGGCTGAAAGAGATGCCGCGAAGCTCAGTTCGCAGCGTTATTCGCATCCGGTGTTGCTCGCCACAAGTACCGATGGCGCCTTGACCCTTATCCGCATCGGTTGCCTTGTTTGGACGGCAACTTCGCCGTTTCCCGGCAACTTGCATGTGCTTCCGTTGCGCCCATCGCGTGCCGCCTGAGCGGCTGGGCAACCGTCGATGGGCGCCGCTGCCCGCCCCACTGGCCGCGGCTAGATGACCGAAAACAGCCGGATGGGAACCCTGTCCCTGCCGATCCGCGACGGCGCCCCTGCTGCGACGCCAACCGTCAATATCGAAACGAAACCTATTGTTATGAAGAGCAAAAACCATGAAAAGCAAAAAAATAGCGGCCTATGCCGCGCTTTTTTTTATGGATCTATTAATCAAACTACCTCATGACCTGCGCGACCGATCGCCGACCTAGGTCGCATTGACGGCTCGCCGGCCGGCCGAATGACCGGCAGGTCACGCGCTTATGCACCCATAAGAAAAAACCCGCCTAAGGTCCATTTTTTATTGCTGGTTCCGCCAAATCTTCATTCCTACTATCCGCCTCACCGAAGCAGACCAAGTACCTGCCGACCGCACCCACTGCCTCCCGCGGTGCGAGCGATAAAGGGAACGACTGGATCCGGACGGTTGAGACGAATGAACGGAACAGCGGCCAGGCGCCGTCACTGAAGACGCCAGCCATCAACTTCTCCGTTCAGCTTTCGCACTTCGATATCGGACGCTCGGGACTTGGTCATCACTCGCGACCTTATTCAAACAACACCCCCAACTTGACTGTTTTGCACCAGCAGGCTGGATCGCTCATCGAGGGATAAATTGACATGCACAACAACAATCAATTGCCTTTAACCGGTGTCCGCGTCGTCGACTTCGGCCAGCAGATCGCCGCCCCCGCCGTGGCCATGACCCTGGCCGACCTGGGCGCCACCGTGGTGCACATCGATCCGCCCCAGGGCCCGCAGTGGGACCACCCGGCCAATGCCGTGCTCAACCGCAACAAGAGCTGCCTGCGCCTGGACCTCAAGAGCGAAGCCGGGCTCGCCCAGGCCCTGAGCCTGATCGAGCAGGCCGACATCGTCATCGAGAGCTTCCGCCCCGGCGTCATGCAGAGGCTGGGCATCGACTTCGCCAAGCTGCGCGAGGCCCGTCCCGAACTGATCACCCTGTCGGTGCCGGGCTTCGCCAGTAACGACCAGCTGCGTCGTGAGTGGAAGGCCACCGAGGCCGTGGTCGCCGCCACCGCCGGCGCCTTCACCGACATGGGCTTCAACCGCGTGCTGCTGGGCCTGAACCCGAGCTTCTCGCCGCTGCCTCTGGGTTCGGCTTACGCCACCACCCTGGCCGCCGCCTCCGTCGCCCTGGCCCTGCAGGCCCGCGAGCGCAGCGGCCGTGGCGACGCCATCGAGGTGCCGGTGATCTCCGCGCTGATGGAAGGCCTGTCGTACAACTCCTACGTCATCGAAGGCCTGCCCGAGCGCTACAAGACCATGCGCGAGAAGGAGATCGAGTACCGCAAGGCCAACAACATTGCGATGGACCTGAGCTACGACGACCTGCAGGAATACCTGGACCCCTTCTACCGCACCTACAAATGCGCCGACGGCCGCATGTTCTATTGCGTCTGCCCGTCGCACCGCAACCACGCCAAGCGCGCCCTGACCGTGCTGGGCATCTATGACGAACTGGTCGCCGAGGGTCTGCCGGAAGTCAACGACCTGCACGCGCCGATCAGCGAGTGGGACGGCGAGACCTCCATCGGCGTCTACCCGCTGCCGAAGAAGTGGGCCGACCACATCTCCGCGAAGATGAAGCAGGCCTTCCTGACCAAGACCTCCGAGGAGTGGGCGAAGATCTTCGGCGAAGGCCAGATCCCCGGCGCGCCGCACCGCACCACCCAGGAGTGGGTCAACCATGAGCACACCAACGCCGCCGGCCTGATCGTCGAGGTCGACGACCCCGAGTACGGCCTGATGAAGCAGCCCGGACCCTTCGCCTGGCTGGAAGAGTGCGCCGGGCAGATGGTCAGCCCGCGGCCGCGCAAGACCGTCAGCTTCGAGCAGGCCCTGGCCGAGCTGAGTGAGGTGGCCGCCGCCGAAGTCGTGACCCGTCCGGTCGGCGACGCGATCAAGCCGGCCAGCAAGGCCGGCTGGCTCGACGGCCTGCGCATCCTCGACCTGACCAACGTGATCGCCGGCCCGCACTCCACCGCCTTCCTCGCCCGCTTCGGCGCCGAGGTGATCAAGCTCGACACCGTCAAGCCCATGTACGACCCGCTGATCGGCACCCTGTTCAGCTTCCAGACCAGCATGGGCAAGCGCAGCGCCCTGGTCGACATCATGAGCGCCGAAGGCCGCGAGGTGTTCAACCGCCTGGTGCGCTCGGTGGACATGGTGGTGATCAACGCCCCCGAGCGTCAGCTCAAGGCCCTGGGCCTGGACCACGACAGCCTGCAGGCGGTCAACCCGGGCGTGCTGTTCTGCCGCCTCGACTGCCTCGGCGGCCCGCTGCCCGGGCCGAAGACCAATTACATCGGCTACGACGACATCATCCAGGCCCACAGCGGCATCATGAGCCGCTTCGGTGGCCCGCAGACCCCGGAAGAGCACGCCCACCTCGGCACCCTGGACGTCAACTGCGGCTTCGCCGCCGGCCTGGGCATGGCCGTGTCGATCTACCACAAGCTCAAGACCGGCCAGCCGACCCGCTCGCGCACCTCGCTGTCGGCCATCACCAACCTGGCGCAGCTGTCGTTCGCCTTCGACTATGAAGGTCGCGCGCCCTTCGACGAGCCGTCCGGCCGCGAAGTGCTGGGCCACCACGCCCTGTCGCACTTCTACCAGACCGCCGAGGGTTGGCTGTACCTCGACTCCAAGCAAGCCGAACTGGCGCAACTGGAACAGG includes:
- a CDS encoding iron-containing alcohol dehydrogenase produces the protein MSTQVILPRIMQIGENASQDIPLVMANLGCRRPLIITDKMMVKLGYAAAIQARLAAHDIQAEVFDETVPEPTVASIQAGVEKARGGDYDCIIALGGGSPIDSAKAIAILAKHGGEMRDYKFPRIVTEAGLPIIAVPTTAGTGSEVTRVTIISDEKTDEKMLCVGIGFMPVAALIDFSLTLSLPARITADTGIDALTHAMEAYVSKKASLYSDSQALEAMRLIAPNLRRAYHDGADKAAREAMMLGSTLAGVAFSNASVALVHGMSRPIGAHFHVPHGLSNAMLLPAVTEFSIPAAAERYADCARAMGVAGAQDSTEQANAKLLAELRALNDELQVPTPAQFGIDRQQFFDQLQVMAEQALASGSPNNNPRVPSAEEIIELYKQLW
- a CDS encoding CoA transferase; translated protein: MHNNNQLPLTGVRVVDFGQQIAAPAVAMTLADLGATVVHIDPPQGPQWDHPANAVLNRNKSCLRLDLKSEAGLAQALSLIEQADIVIESFRPGVMQRLGIDFAKLREARPELITLSVPGFASNDQLRREWKATEAVVAATAGAFTDMGFNRVLLGLNPSFSPLPLGSAYATTLAAASVALALQARERSGRGDAIEVPVISALMEGLSYNSYVIEGLPERYKTMREKEIEYRKANNIAMDLSYDDLQEYLDPFYRTYKCADGRMFYCVCPSHRNHAKRALTVLGIYDELVAEGLPEVNDLHAPISEWDGETSIGVYPLPKKWADHISAKMKQAFLTKTSEEWAKIFGEGQIPGAPHRTTQEWVNHEHTNAAGLIVEVDDPEYGLMKQPGPFAWLEECAGQMVSPRPRKTVSFEQALAELSEVAAAEVVTRPVGDAIKPASKAGWLDGLRILDLTNVIAGPHSTAFLARFGAEVIKLDTVKPMYDPLIGTLFSFQTSMGKRSALVDIMSAEGREVFNRLVRSVDMVVINAPERQLKALGLDHDSLQAVNPGVLFCRLDCLGGPLPGPKTNYIGYDDIIQAHSGIMSRFGGPQTPEEHAHLGTLDVNCGFAAGLGMAVSIYHKLKTGQPTRSRTSLSAITNLAQLSFAFDYEGRAPFDEPSGREVLGHHALSHFYQTAEGWLYLDSKQAELAQLEQVEGLAGISQAADVGAFLKAALRSAPAAYWAEQLQAADIAAAVPMSIESLREQYSRDGDGSVGIDRGSFAFSIHRDHPSGHCLTQIDHLAIRPSEASIKAVSLPERWGHSTREVLADAGYSSSEIESMLARNIASLGWAKEFLPS
- a CDS encoding CoA-acylating methylmalonate-semialdehyde dehydrogenase, whose protein sequence is MNTVGHLINGKIIDAAARLQDVYNPSTGEVSKQVALASKATVEQAIAAAEAAFPEWRNTPPIKRARVMFRFKELLEQNAERIAQMIGEEHGKISHDALGELQRGIENVEYACGAPELLKGEHSKNVGPNIDSWSEFQPLGVVAGITPFNFPAMVPLWMFPMAIVCGNCFILKPSERDPSSTLFIAQLLQEAGLPDGVMNVVNGDKEAVDVLLSDERIQAVSFVGSTPIAEYIYKTANANGKRCQALGGAKNHAIVMPDADMDNAVNQLLGAAFGSSGERCMALSVAVAVGDAAADALIEKMQAAMQSLKVGAYSDKSNDFGPVITRAHQQKVVGYIDSAEEQGARIVVDGRNPQVVGHENGFFVGGTLIDKVNPEMLSYQEEIFGPVLQVVRVNSMQEAMDLIDAHEYGNGTCIFTRDGEAARYFSDNIKVGMVGINVPLPVPVAYHSFGGWKRSLFGDLHAYGPDAVRFYTKRKTITQRWPSAGVREGVSFSMPTMK